The following are encoded in a window of Flavobacterium cupriresistens genomic DNA:
- a CDS encoding DUF932 domain-containing protein — MAHNINFNSETGGYSFFSVKEKAWHGLGQIVEQYPTSEEAIKFAGLDYEVVKSPLFTKGSGIIQTADSIEIGSNELEVPNYFANIRTDNNAVLGVVGKDYHIVQNREAFNFFDAIVGGGEGILYETAGALGNGERIFITAKLPDYIRVGNGNDVTEKYIFLTTSHDGSGSITAAFTPIRIVCQNTLNASLRSMTNVVRIKHTSGAKQRIENAHKIMGLANTLSSQLEGIFNEWAKVKVTDKEVRKLIQLALCPNKETFDLLKKGADDEVSTLFKNTVEDAFAYAMVSDTQQMDTTKGTLFGAYNAVTGYYQNVRSYKDNEAKLQSIVMGGTAQLKSQKAFELCTSFATDGAEILNLN; from the coding sequence ATGGCACATAATATCAATTTTAACAGCGAAACAGGAGGTTATTCATTCTTTAGCGTAAAGGAAAAAGCGTGGCACGGACTAGGGCAAATTGTAGAGCAATACCCAACAAGCGAGGAAGCTATAAAATTTGCAGGGTTAGATTATGAAGTCGTTAAAAGTCCGCTATTTACCAAAGGTTCGGGTATTATTCAAACGGCTGACAGTATCGAGATAGGTAGTAACGAATTGGAAGTCCCTAACTATTTTGCCAATATACGCACAGATAACAATGCAGTATTGGGAGTGGTAGGCAAAGACTATCATATCGTGCAGAACCGTGAAGCATTTAACTTCTTTGATGCCATTGTAGGCGGTGGAGAGGGAATACTATATGAAACCGCAGGAGCGCTGGGTAATGGGGAACGCATATTTATCACAGCCAAACTACCCGACTATATCCGAGTTGGAAATGGCAATGATGTAACCGAAAAATACATTTTCCTGACCACTTCGCACGATGGAAGTGGAAGTATCACCGCCGCTTTTACGCCTATCCGTATCGTATGCCAAAACACCCTTAATGCTTCCTTACGAAGTATGACTAATGTAGTGCGTATCAAACACACTTCGGGAGCAAAACAGCGTATTGAGAACGCTCACAAGATTATGGGATTGGCGAACACATTGAGCAGTCAGTTAGAGGGCATATTCAATGAATGGGCAAAAGTAAAGGTAACAGACAAAGAGGTAAGAAAGCTAATCCAATTGGCGCTATGTCCAAACAAGGAAACTTTTGATTTACTCAAAAAAGGTGCAGATGATGAAGTTTCCACTCTCTTCAAAAACACGGTGGAAGATGCGTTTGCTTACGCTATGGTAAGTGATACTCAGCAGATGGACACTACAAAAGGCACATTGTTTGGGGCATACAATGCTGTGACAGGCTACTATCAGAATGTACGCAGTTACAAAGATAATGAAGCCAAGCTACAGAGTATTGTAATGGGCGGTACGGCACAGCTAAAGTCCCAAAAGGCTTTTGAACTATGTACCTCTTTTGCAACAGACGGAGCAGAAATCTTAAACCTTAATTAA
- a CDS encoding UvrD-helicase domain-containing protein, protein MKEEQTSPAEKASQECLKQVLKAIDEHQNFLVEAGAGAGKTYTLIKALKHLIAKYSVEFERANKKIACITYTNVAKDEIKSRTDNHPVIIADTIHAFAWQVMQVFQKPLRDRISALGDKWVARIEEAGGITDQKVIYNLGYPKITETEIFLHHDDVIKLFTSLLGDVKFRKIFANKYPVLLIDEYQDTNLSLANTLVEHFIETEQGPLIGFFGDHWQKIYGSSSCGLIQASDGKLLSIGKQANFRSDKSIVDVLNNMRPELPQHEHDPNSAGEISVYHTNNFTGVRRTGAHWNGDLPEDVAHERLETLKELLRVSGWNIAPETTKILMLTNNVLASEQGYQTVSSAFSDSDDYLKKNNEYISFLTDTVEIGAEAFIEKRYGLMIEAFRINTNRIRRHNDKQVWHDAMIQLNDERTNGTIGSVIDLLKLTSKPRLPKKIDDRENRLAVVRLQPEAERSEEDKKFIAKYDGIRTIPYPEIGNLSKYIDDKTIYSTKHGVKGAQFENVIVVFGRGWNHYNWNQMLEHVHSGNIPEANRDAFERNRNLFYVACSRPKHRLSLLFTQELSANAIQGLQRWFGKIVQPI, encoded by the coding sequence ATGAAAGAAGAACAAACCAGTCCGGCAGAAAAAGCATCGCAAGAATGTTTAAAGCAAGTGCTCAAGGCGATTGATGAGCATCAAAATTTTCTTGTTGAAGCTGGTGCTGGTGCAGGAAAGACTTATACGCTCATTAAAGCACTAAAACATTTAATAGCAAAATATTCAGTAGAGTTTGAAAGAGCAAATAAGAAAATAGCTTGTATCACTTATACTAATGTTGCAAAAGATGAAATTAAATCTCGTACTGATAATCATCCAGTTATAATTGCCGATACAATTCATGCTTTTGCTTGGCAAGTTATGCAGGTTTTTCAAAAACCATTACGGGACAGAATATCTGCTCTAGGGGACAAATGGGTTGCAAGAATTGAAGAGGCCGGTGGTATTACTGACCAGAAAGTCATTTATAATTTGGGATATCCCAAAATTACTGAAACCGAGATTTTCTTGCATCATGACGATGTGATTAAACTCTTTACATCACTATTAGGCGACGTAAAATTTAGAAAGATATTCGCGAACAAATATCCAGTGCTGTTGATCGACGAATATCAAGATACTAACTTGTCATTAGCAAATACTTTGGTCGAGCATTTTATTGAAACCGAGCAAGGACCCTTGATTGGTTTTTTTGGAGACCACTGGCAAAAAATTTATGGTTCAAGCTCTTGCGGTCTGATACAAGCTTCAGATGGTAAATTACTTTCAATTGGAAAACAGGCTAATTTCAGATCGGACAAAAGCATTGTTGATGTGTTGAATAATATGCGGCCCGAATTACCTCAGCACGAACATGACCCAAATTCTGCTGGTGAAATCAGTGTTTATCATACAAATAACTTTACAGGAGTGCGACGCACCGGAGCCCACTGGAATGGTGATTTACCCGAAGATGTAGCGCATGAAAGGTTGGAAACACTGAAAGAACTCCTGAGGGTTTCGGGATGGAATATAGCTCCTGAAACTACAAAAATATTAATGTTGACAAACAATGTCCTTGCTTCTGAACAAGGATATCAAACTGTTAGTTCTGCATTTTCTGATTCAGATGATTACCTGAAAAAGAACAATGAATACATTTCCTTTTTGACCGACACGGTAGAGATAGGTGCTGAGGCGTTTATAGAAAAGCGTTATGGCTTAATGATAGAAGCATTTAGAATAAATACCAATCGAATTAGAAGACATAACGATAAGCAGGTCTGGCATGACGCTATGATTCAACTAAATGACGAACGTACCAATGGTACAATTGGCAGCGTTATAGATCTGCTTAAATTGACTTCAAAACCAAGGCTACCAAAGAAAATCGATGATCGTGAAAACCGCTTAGCGGTGGTTCGACTTCAGCCCGAAGCAGAGCGTAGTGAGGAGGATAAAAAATTTATAGCAAAATATGACGGTATACGAACAATTCCTTATCCTGAAATCGGAAATTTATCGAAATACATAGATGACAAAACCATATATTCCACAAAGCACGGAGTCAAAGGTGCTCAATTTGAAAACGTAATTGTTGTGTTTGGAAGGGGTTGGAATCATTATAATTGGAATCAGATGCTTGAGCATGTCCACTCTGGAAATATACCTGAAGCCAATCGTGATGCCTTTGAAAGAAACAGAAATCTTTTTTACGTTGCGTGTTCGAGACCTAAGCATCGTCTAAGCCTTTTGTTCACACAAGAACTATCAGCTAATGCAATTCAAGGATTACAGCGTTGGTTTGGTAAAATAGTACAACCCATTTAA
- a CDS encoding single-stranded DNA-binding protein has protein sequence MNITGRVTADAQVRNVSNSKTVVNFSVAINDSYRNKAGERIEQTTYFDCAYWLSPKVAQILTKGTVVELTGKVSARAWKGSDGQPHAGLNFNTSQIKLHGGGKKAEALQASTGNNNDETKDDLPF, from the coding sequence ATGAACATCACAGGAAGAGTGACAGCGGATGCGCAGGTACGCAACGTGTCGAACAGCAAAACAGTAGTAAACTTTTCGGTAGCCATCAACGACAGCTACAGAAACAAGGCGGGCGAACGCATAGAGCAGACAACGTACTTCGACTGCGCCTATTGGCTTAGTCCAAAAGTAGCGCAGATACTCACAAAAGGTACGGTGGTAGAACTGACAGGTAAAGTGAGCGCAAGAGCGTGGAAAGGCAGTGACGGACAACCCCACGCAGGACTGAACTTCAACACCTCGCAAATCAAACTGCACGGGGGCGGTAAAAAAGCCGAAGCGTTACAGGCTTCTACAGGAAACAATAATGACGAAACAAAGGACGACCTACCATTTTAA
- a CDS encoding ATP-dependent nuclease, whose amino-acid sequence MKIKTIEIRNFRLLKKVVLSLEDYTTVVVGRNNSGKTSLTEIFRRLIGDKNPTFSLFDFSISSIEGFKSALQKKLSGANDQEIRAEIPSIEIKITIEYPIDAEDLGTLSDFIIDLNVASNTAVILVQYTLKDGKLDNLFEGTTDDSAESIAAFIKSLREKIPNLFEAKIFAQDPNDETNVATMDHTKFKSVIGAGFINAQRGLDDVTHSEKDVLGKVLSQLFKTSKSDSAPEDMKEKSEALQVIIDEIQEKVDTDFNGKLDKLLPALALFGYPGLADPNLSTETRLDVSNILDSHTKIRYNQGDNLFLPETYNGLGSRNLIYILFQLFEFFRQYQSRPVSNSLDIIFIEEPEAHLHPQMQQIFIKKLYEIAEEFSNVLNEGKPWPVQFVVTTHSTHIANEAEFEAIRYFLTSNNEQRETTIKDLRKEFRADELQADKEFLHKYLTLTKCDLYFADKAILIEGIAERLMMPLLISKSDALTMQAKLAVNPVTAVVAVESDPEAAIPTEDQSSLPDTQEETANNIDTPISSSTQMVPISTVEPSGDVAIPESTVHTEDFPTLSTQYISVIEVGGAYAHHFYKFLDFLELRCLVITDIDAVVSTVKDRKTTYPGSLVCEGSHSSNAGIKNWFAPGTAGHYTMANCIAKTPNEKVSGSRRIAYQIPEDGLDGCGRSFEEALILANRELFAVTGYSVAEIEKFADDNAPDNKNKSAFALEYGLEKTDWKAPKYIVEGLQWLALKPNKPAEDVEEAIVELVQ is encoded by the coding sequence ATGAAGATTAAAACAATAGAAATAAGAAATTTTAGGCTATTAAAGAAGGTTGTTCTTAGCTTAGAAGATTACACTACCGTCGTGGTAGGTAGAAACAATTCTGGAAAAACCTCATTAACCGAGATTTTCCGAAGGCTGATAGGGGATAAAAACCCAACTTTTTCGCTTTTTGATTTCAGTATTTCTTCCATCGAAGGCTTTAAATCTGCATTGCAGAAAAAGCTAAGCGGCGCAAATGATCAAGAAATTCGAGCTGAGATTCCCTCAATTGAAATTAAGATCACAATTGAATATCCTATTGACGCTGAAGACTTGGGCACACTAAGTGATTTTATTATCGACCTCAACGTTGCAAGTAATACTGCCGTTATTTTGGTTCAATACACTTTGAAAGATGGCAAATTAGATAATTTATTTGAAGGAACTACTGACGATAGTGCTGAAAGTATTGCGGCATTTATTAAGTCATTACGAGAAAAAATTCCGAATCTTTTTGAAGCTAAAATATTTGCACAAGATCCAAATGATGAAACTAACGTTGCAACAATGGATCATACCAAATTTAAATCCGTAATTGGAGCAGGTTTCATCAATGCACAGCGTGGCCTTGATGATGTGACACATTCAGAAAAGGATGTGCTGGGCAAAGTCTTGTCGCAACTTTTTAAAACATCAAAATCGGATTCAGCACCTGAAGACATGAAAGAAAAGTCAGAGGCACTGCAAGTTATTATAGATGAAATTCAAGAAAAAGTTGATACAGATTTTAATGGAAAACTTGACAAGTTGCTTCCTGCGTTAGCTCTATTTGGCTATCCAGGTTTGGCCGACCCAAACTTAAGCACAGAAACTCGTCTCGATGTGTCAAACATCTTAGATAGTCACACCAAAATAAGATACAATCAGGGCGACAACCTATTCTTGCCAGAGACATATAACGGTCTTGGTTCTAGAAACCTTATCTATATTTTGTTTCAGCTATTTGAATTTTTTCGTCAATACCAAAGTAGACCGGTTAGCAATAGTCTAGACATAATCTTTATTGAAGAGCCTGAAGCACATTTACATCCACAGATGCAGCAGATATTTATTAAGAAGCTTTATGAAATTGCGGAAGAATTTTCAAATGTTTTAAATGAAGGAAAACCTTGGCCCGTCCAATTTGTTGTAACTACACACTCAACTCATATTGCCAACGAAGCGGAATTTGAAGCTATAAGATATTTTCTAACATCTAATAATGAACAAAGAGAAACAACAATAAAAGACCTGCGAAAAGAATTTCGCGCTGACGAACTGCAAGCCGACAAAGAATTTTTGCATAAATATTTAACTCTTACAAAATGTGATCTTTACTTTGCAGATAAGGCCATTTTGATTGAAGGTATAGCAGAGAGGCTAATGATGCCGTTGTTAATTAGCAAAAGTGACGCTTTAACGATGCAAGCCAAATTGGCTGTAAATCCTGTAACTGCCGTTGTTGCTGTCGAAAGTGATCCTGAAGCCGCGATTCCAACAGAAGACCAATCTTCTCTTCCAGATACACAGGAAGAAACTGCAAATAATATAGACACTCCCATCTCAAGCTCAACGCAGATGGTTCCTATTTCTACTGTAGAACCAAGCGGTGACGTTGCAATCCCTGAAAGCACTGTCCATACAGAAGACTTTCCTACATTAAGTACACAGTACATCAGCGTAATCGAAGTTGGCGGTGCCTATGCACACCATTTTTATAAATTTTTAGACTTTTTAGAACTCAGGTGCCTTGTCATCACAGATATTGATGCCGTTGTTTCCACAGTAAAGGACAGGAAAACTACATATCCAGGATCACTTGTATGTGAAGGATCGCATAGTTCAAATGCAGGAATAAAAAATTGGTTCGCTCCAGGTACAGCTGGCCATTACACAATGGCAAATTGCATAGCTAAAACACCTAATGAAAAAGTTTCAGGATCTCGACGGATCGCTTATCAAATCCCAGAGGATGGACTTGATGGATGCGGACGGAGTTTTGAAGAAGCTTTAATCTTAGCTAATCGGGAGCTATTTGCTGTAACAGGCTACTCAGTCGCTGAGATTGAAAAATTTGCTGACGATAATGCGCCGGACAACAAGAATAAGTCAGCATTTGCTCTAGAGTACGGATTAGAAAAAACGGATTGGAAAGCTCCAAAGTATATTGTCGAAGGCCTACAGTGGCTTGCACTCAAGCCCAACAAGCCAGCAGAAGATGTTGAGGAAGCAATTGTTGAACTTGTACAATAA
- a CDS encoding PRTRC system protein C, with protein sequence MLLATQLERVFVLKDKGQDIRLTDPEPRWSVEAVLNFYANTYPILTTAKISAPAIRDDAVEYRFESVMGTKG encoded by the coding sequence ATGTTATTAGCAACACAATTGGAACGAGTGTTTGTACTCAAAGACAAGGGGCAGGACATTAGACTGACCGACCCCGAACCACGTTGGAGCGTGGAAGCGGTATTGAATTTTTATGCCAATACATACCCCATTTTGACTACCGCCAAAATATCTGCACCCGCCATCAGGGACGATGCGGTCGAATACCGATTTGAGAGCGTAATGGGTACTAAAGGTTAA
- a CDS encoding PRTRC system protein E, with protein sequence MDTNFFNQIAQMDIQGDLHLTIAKGAENTLIVSVMLQNEQCGDNAKNIIPPLNLRGTAEELDNGFFGKITTPILTASGLMVDMEGFMKQLEEAKKQSAMEKEKADGKKKEQEAKDKKFKDGMAKAEELEKEGKFRDAWMKVPEITEFPEKADEIRRRKTELSDKFSAPSLFGTEQQQNV encoded by the coding sequence ATGGACACAAATTTTTTCAATCAGATAGCACAGATGGATATACAAGGAGATTTACACCTGACCATAGCAAAGGGAGCAGAAAACACCCTTATTGTATCGGTTATGCTCCAAAACGAACAATGCGGAGATAACGCAAAGAATATCATACCGCCCCTTAATCTTCGGGGAACAGCAGAAGAACTGGACAACGGTTTTTTTGGGAAGATAACAACGCCTATACTGACCGCTTCGGGCTTAATGGTGGATATGGAGGGATTTATGAAGCAATTGGAGGAAGCTAAAAAGCAATCCGCAATGGAGAAAGAAAAAGCCGACGGTAAGAAGAAAGAACAGGAAGCCAAAGACAAGAAGTTTAAAGACGGCATGGCAAAGGCGGAAGAATTGGAGAAAGAAGGCAAATTCCGTGATGCATGGATGAAAGTACCCGAAATAACAGAGTTTCCCGAAAAGGCTGACGAGATACGCAGACGCAAAACGGAACTATCCGACAAGTTTTCCGCCCCAAGCCTTTTTGGAACGGAACAGCAACAGAATGTATAA